The Candidatus Nitrosotenuis cloacae genome segment GAATGTGGATGTGGAATCTGCAACAAAAAAGATCCTAGGTTCCACAAAGGAGATTCTATCTCTTGCAAACTCGAAGAGCAACACGCTGTCCAAAATGGGAAAAGGTGCAAAAGAAGTGACATGCAAAAAGCTAGGCACCCCTGTTGGACCGATGCTAATTGTGGAATTACTAATTGATGTGGGTGATGCGATGGGTGCCAATGTTACAAACACGATGTGTGAAGGAGTGGCACCGCTGGTTGAAAAGATAACCGGAGGAAAGGCAATCCTGAAGATCCTCTCCAATTATTCCACAAGACGTATGGTTTACGGCTCTGCCGTGTTTGACAAGGACGAGGTGGGCGGAGAGAAGACAGTTGACAACATTATCCTGGCTTATCAGTTTGCCGCAAACGACGAATACCGTGCAGTGACCCACAACAAGGGAGTAATGAATGGGATAATTGCTGCAGCGAATGCGACGGGCCAGGACACCCGGGCGATAGAGGCGGCAGCACATGCATATGCGGCAAGGACTGGCAAATACACATCTCTTACTGAGTGGAGCAAGGACGAGAATGGGAATCTGGTAGGCAAAATTGCACTGCCAATGTCGGTCGGAATAGTGGGGGGAATAATCAACGTGCACCCGACAGCCAAGGTCTGCACAAAGATACTTGGAATAGAGTCTGCAAGCGAGCTTGCATGCGTGCTGGCGGCTACCGGGCTTGCGCAAAACTTTAGCGCAATTAGAGCACTTGCCTCGGAGGGCATACAAAAAGGACACATGAGGCTTCATGCAAGGAATTTGGCAGCGGCTGCAGGCGCAGGGCCTGACCAAATCGACCGTATCGTAGAGCAGATGGCAAAGGAAGGCAACATCTCGATTAACCGGGCAAAGGAGCTCTTGGGGCAGTAAACACCAAAAATATAGAGGTTGATTATTTCACATTAGCATGGCCAAGGTAAAGTTCGCTATCCCAAAGGGAAGCCTCGAAGATGCCACATTTAGCATCCTGGAGAGGTCCTGGACCAAGGTATACAGGAAAAGCCGCACTTACCGCGTAACGCTTGACGATCCCGAAATAACAGTAAAAATGCTCAGACCGCAGGAAATTCCAACCTTTGTTTCCGATGGTCTGTATGACGTAGGAATCACAGGTAAGGACTGGATAGCAGAGACAAAATCTGACGTAGAACCACTCTTGGACCTAGAATATGGAAAGATAAAACTTGTAATCGCAATTCCGGACTCTTACAGATACAAATCGCTTGATGAGATGATTGCAGCATATGCAAAACAAAAAAAGATACTGCGCATCTCATCCGAATATCTTACTACAGCATCCAAGTTCATCAAGGAACAGAAATCCTACAAAAAATACTTTGGCACAAAGGATCCACAGATTGTGACTCCCTGGCTCCGGGTCGGCGCAAACAAAAGCGTGCAGATTCACCTCTCGTTTGGCGCAACTGAGGCAAAGCCGCCAGATGCGGTGGATGCAATAATGGATGTCACGGAGACTGGTACCACACTTGAGCAGAACCAGCTGAAGATACTCGATACAGTGTTGGTATCTACTGCGCATTTGATTGCAAACAAGAACTCGTTGCGAGACAGGGAAAAGCGGGAAAAGATCTACGACATACTTACTGTGATGAGGGGCGCAGTGCAGGGAAGAAAATATCTGCACATATATCTTAATGTCGAGGCAAAAAACCTCTCAAAGTTACTGTCCAGTTTACCGTCCCTAAAAAGACCGACCGTAAGCCCGCTTAGCGAAAAGGGCTGGTACGGAGTGAATACTATAGTCTTAAAATCAGAATTCCACAAAATGATTCCAAAGCTGAGAAAAATTGCCCAGGGACTGGTGGTGCACGAGCCCAGGCAGATTTTGGAACTTGAGGAGATAAAGCGTGATGAAGAAAATTGAAGGTCATACGCGTAAAAAATGCAGATTCGTTTGCTAGACCGAAGGAACCATCCTACAACAAAAAACTAGTCGAATCCATAATTGATCAGGTACGAAAAAGTGGAGACACAGCGCTAAGGAAATTTGAAGCCAAGTTCAACGGTGTGAGTATCAAAACCCTGCAGGTATCAAAAAAGGAGATCCACGACGCATACCAATCCGTGACAAGGGAGCAGATGACTGCCATCAGTATGGCAAAAGATAATCTTGCAAGAACCGAATTGGCACTAAAAAAACAGCTAAAAGAAATCAGAATTGATTCCAACGGAATCAAAATAGTAAAATCATTTTCCGCATTGGACTGTGTGGGGTGCTATGTTCCCGGGGGTCTGGCAAGATATCCGAGCTCCGCAGTCATGTCTGTGGTTCCAGCCAAGGTTGCCGGAGTGCAAAAGATCATAGTTGTCACGCCTCCAAACAAGCAGGGAGGAGTGGATCCGACCGTGCTTGTTGCAGCAGACATGTGTGGTGCAGACCTTATCTTCAAAGTGGGTGGCGCGCACGCAATTGCAGCGCTTGCATATGGGACAAAATCCATTCCGCCGGTGGACAAGATAGTGGGACCAGGTGGTCCATTTGTGACTGCCGCAAAATATCTTGTATCTAGTGTGACTTCAATTGACATGCTAGCAGGGCCTACGGAACTGGCAATAATTGCAGACGATTCGGCAGACCCGGAATTTGTAGCACTGGATTTGATATCTCAATCAGAACACAGTGCTGATACGACATGCTGTTTGATAACAACTTCAAAAAAACTGGCAGACTCTGTCAATGAAATTATTACAAAATCTACAAGCATACAACGAAAGGAAATCGTCTTATCCAGCCTGAACAAAAATGGGTTTGTGGCGCTATGTGATAAAATGTCGGACGCGATAAACGTTGCAAACAAGCTGGCACCAGAACACTTGGAGATAATTACAAGGCAGCCACAAAAGCTGGCAAAGCAGATCAAATCTGCTGGATTGATACTGTTGGGTAAGAACACACCTTCCGCTGCAAGTGATTACCTGCTTGGAACCAACCACGTCCTTCCTACGAACCGATTCGGCAAAAGCCGCGGCTCGCTTTCGGTACTTGACTTTATGAAGATACAAACTACAGTGGAGTCGTCAAGAAACGCGCTGGAAAGGATTGATAAAAAACTGGAAACGCTTACTACCTCAGAAAGCCTGCCAAATCACTATCTGGCTGTGAGAAAGAGACTATGAACCTGTTTGAGAAAAAACTGGAGGAATTCTCCAAACTACGTGGATACCAAAAGCCGGAATATCACGCAGGGGTGCTAAAGCTTGATTCAAACGAGAACTTTGTCATAGGCAAGCAATTCCAGCAGGATCTGATTGAAAGTGCAAAACGAAACTCTGATGTACGCGAATATCCGTTGGGCAAATCAGAAAAACTAGTGGAGACACTATCAAAATATCTGCAAATCCCGGCATCCATGATTGGAATAGGCAACGGCTCTGACCAGATACTTGATCTGATTCTCTCAAACTTTGCCTCAAGCAAGACTAGGATACTGACATCGGATCCAACGTTTGGGTTCTTTGAGGAACGATGCAAACTATACAAGATACCGACAATCAAGATCCCTTTCTCAAAGGACATGACACTTGACATGGTTTCATTTGTTTCAAACTACAAAAAGGCGGACATCCTGTACCTTGACTCGCCAAACAACCCGACCGGATTCCAATTCAAAAAGGACGAGATTGCGGATCTCATAAAGAAGTTCAGGGGTGCGGTGATAGTTGATGAGGCATACGGGGAGTTTTCGGACTATTCCGTGACTAGCATGACCAAAAAGTTCGAAAACCTGATCGTAGTGAGGACATTCTCAAAGTCGTTTGGGCTGGCGGGACTGCGGCTGGGGTATGTGATTGCAAACAAGAGATTCATCGACGTGTTCTCGCGCGTATTGCAATATCCGTACCCGTTAAACACAATGGCAATCGAGGCGGGAATTCTGGCACTGCAAAAATCAAAGCAGGTTGCAGAGACCATCAATCTCGTAAGATCAGAGCGCGCAAGAATAATCAAAAAACTGCGCGAATCGGGCGCATTTGACGTCTTTGATTCCAAGGCAAACTTTGTACTGTTTGACGCAAGGGGTGCAGACAAGAGAATCTACACCGCATTGCTTGAGCAAGGAATCTCGATTAGAAAGCTTGGAAAGATTGGAAAGCACGAAGGATGCCTTCGCGTAACTGTCGGAACAAAGGACATGAATTCAAAGTTTCTGCTTGCAATACGTGACTTTTTGCAATGACATATCAACAAAGACACAACGACGTCTTCATCGACGAGACTGCATCCGAAGTTATTCCAGAAATAGATGGAATAATCTTTGACTGCGACGGCGTTTTGGTGGATGTCTCCAAGTCGTACGACATGGCAATCATGCAGACTACGCAATATGTGTTGGAAAGATTTGTGGGAATCAAATCTATTCCGATAACCCCTGAGATAATAGGCGGATTCAAGGAAACAGGCGGATTCAATGACGAGGTGGATGTCACATATGCCTCGATTTTATCACTTGCCGCAGCAAAAAGCCTCGGAATGGATCCAAAACAATTCATCTTCCAGGTGATTGACAATGCTGATTATACCGGAATAAAGTCCGTTGAAAAGTTTCTCAATTTACAAAATGTGGATATCTCAAAATTAAAAAAAACATTGGACTATCCGGGACCTCATGCAACCAATCCTCTCTACATGATATTTGATCAGATCTTTTACGGCCCTGAACTATACGAAAGGATCTTTGGCAAAAAATCCCAGTTTGCTGAAAAAGGACTCATAGAAAACGACCATGTGATTCTGACAAAAGATCTGATTGATATTTTAAAGAGAAAATTTGACGGGAAAATCGCAATAGTGACAGGACGCGGAAAAGAATCGATAAATTATTCTCTGAAAAGCTTGCTGAACGAGTTTGACGTAAAAAGCTCCGTATTTTTAGAAGACGAATCAAAGGAAATGGCAAAGCCAAATCCAAAACCGCTCATGCTCTCAATGGACAGCCTGGGCGCAAGATGCTGCCTGTACGTGGGCGACTCGATGGAAGACCTGCTCATGTCAAACGGGGCAAATGCTCTGGGAAAGAGAGTGGTTTTTTGCGGAATCTATGGCACAAACAAAAATCCCCAACTAAAAAGGGAATTTTTTGAAAGCAAAAAGGCACCAATCATCATAAAGTCAATTGACCTGATCCCAAAGGCATTAAATTTGGCGTAGGGATTTTCATCTTATTCATGACTGCCAGAACCTCCAAAATCAAAAGAGAGACAAAGGAGACGTCGATTTCCGTATCTGTCAATATAGACGGGAGCGGCAAGACCTCGATTGGCACAGGAGTCAACTTTTTTGATCACCTAATAGGCTCCTTTGGAAAACACGCAATGCTTGATCTTACTGTAAAATCAAAATCAAATGACAACATAGTACACCACCTCATAGAGGACACCGGGATTGCAATTGGTATGGCACTTGATAAGGCGCTCGGGAACAGATCCGGAATAACCAGATTCAGCTACGCATCAGTTCCAATGGACGAGTCACTTGCAGAGGCATCAGTTGATCTGGTAAAAAGGCAGTACAACAAAATAAGCCTTGGAATAAAGCGGGCGCAAATCGAGGGAATGTCAAAAGAGGATGTGGAGCATTTTGTCTTTTCGCTGACTCAGAACATCAACAGCTGTATACACATCAATGTAAAATACGGGGAAAACGACCACCACAAAATCGAGGCTGCCATAAAGTCACTGGCAGTCGCATTTAGGACAGCGGCAAGCCTGGACAAGAAGCAAAAAGGAATCCCGAGTACAAAAGGTTCAATGTAAATGAAGGTCGCAATATTTGACTACGGAGCAGGCAACATATTCAGCCTCAAAGTTGCGCTTGAAAAGCTCAACGCAAACGTGGACGTCATAACAAGCTTTGACAACGTGAACAATTATGACGGCTTACTGCTTCCAGGAGTGGGAAACTTTGATCCTGCCATACGGAGCATTCGGGATTACTCCAGCGTACAGTTTCAGGACTATGTAAAAGACAAGACTCCTGTTCTTGGGATATGCCTTGGAATGGAGATGTTTTTTGAGAAAAGCGAGGAAGGAAAGGAGCATGGACTGTCCGTCATGGACGGCGAGGTGATACTTCTCCCAGACAAGTTCAAGATTCCTCACATGGGATGGAACAGCCTCAAGATACTCAAGGCAAATCCCCTCCTTGACGGCGTACCTGATTCGTCGTGGGTTTACTTTGTCCACTCGTATAGGGTAAAGCCAAAGGATTCCAGCGTGATAATAGCTGATGCGGATTACGGAATCGAGGTTCCGGCGGTGGTCAGCAAGGCAAACCTGTTTGGGACGCAATTCCACCCTGAAAAATCGGGCAAAGTGGGATCCTTGATGCTTGGCAACTTTCTGCGAGTGTGCAAAAAATGAAGGTGATTCCGGCAATCGATCTGATGGATGGCCAGGTTGTAAGGCTGCTCAAGGGAGATCCGAACAACAAGACCGTATACAGCGACAACCCGTACGAGGTGGCAAAAAAATGGGAGGGGGCAGGCGCCGACATGATCCACCTGGTGGACCTTGACGCCACTTTGCAGAGGGGCTCTAACTTTGAGATAATAAGAAAAATTGTCAAAGAGTCATCCGTTCCGGTCCAGGTTGCAGGCGGACTAAGAAGCAGGCAAATAATTGAGGAGTCCCTCGAGTTTGCGACACGAATCGTAGTGGGCACAATCGCGTTCAAAGACCCCGTGTTGCTCTTGGATGTGGCAGAAAAATTCGGCAAGGAAAGAATAGTGTTGTCGGTGGACCATAATGACGGAATGGTTGTGATAAACGGCTGGCAGCAGTCTACATCTGTAACACTGGATGACGCGATGCGGGATTTTGCAGGAAAAGGCTTTACGGAATTTCTGGTTACGAACGTATCAAGGGATGGCACCCTGCAAGGGCCGGATCTGAAAAACCTTGAGAATGTGTGCAGCATCTCAAAAATCAACGTAATTGCAAGCGGCGGCATATCGCAACCGTCTGATATTCCAAAAGTAAAAAAATCCGGCGCATACGGAGTCATTTTGGGTAAGGCACTTTATGATGGAAAGATATCGATTGAGGAGGCAAAAAAGCTGGCATGACGCTGACAAAACGAATCATTCCGTGCCTTGATGTAGCAAACGGGCGGGTAGTAAAGGGACTTCACTTTGAATCAATAAAGGATGCCGGCGATCCGGTCCTATTGGCACAAAAGTATAGCAACGAGGGCGCAGACGAATTGGTGTTCCTTGACATTACTGCTTCACAGGAACAAAGGGAGACTATCAGATCCCTTGTATCCAAGGTGGCACAAGTGATTGATATTCCATTTACCGTCGGCGGCGGTGTGAAAACGCTTCAACATGCAAGAGATATACTGTTGTGTGGCGCCGACAAGGTTGCAATAAACACGGGTGCTGTCAAAAACCCCCAGATCATCACCGAATTGATGGATCTCTTTGGAAGGCAGTGCGTAGTGGTTGCAATGGACGCAAAACGAAACTACAACACATCCAAGGGAAAAAACATCTTTACCGAAAATTCCCGTAGTTTCTGGTTTGAACTGTTCATCTATGGGGGCAAAAAGGAGACCGGAATCGATGCGATAGAATGGGCAAAACAGGTGCAACAACTTGGTGCGGGCGAGATACTGCTCACCAGCATAGACAAGGACGGCACAAAGGACGGATACGACCTAATCCTGACCAAGGCAATAGTCAATGCAGTCAACATTCCGGTGGTTGCATCCGGTGGCTGTGGAGAGCCGTCACACATGCTGGATGTGTTTAAGAAAACAGACGTTGATGCCGCACTTGCGGCATCCATCTTCCACTATGAGACTCATTCCGTGGACAGAGTAAAGGAATTCCTAAAAGAAAACCACATCGAAGTACGATTATAAGTAAAAATCAATTCATTATACAACATGAAAAAGACCATTGCTGACTTGGATTTCTCTAAAGACAACGGCCTTGTGCCTGTGATTGTTCAGGATGTCAATACAAAAGACGTTCTTACATTGGCATATGCAAACAAGGAATCGCTTGAACTGACGCAAAAAACAGGCAATTCTTGGTTCTGGAGCAGATCCAGAAAAAAACTCTGGATGAAGGGCGAGGAATCTGGAAATGTGCAAAATGTCAAAGAGATTTTAGTGGACTGTGACTCTGATGCGGTGATATATCTGGTAGAACCGACCGGCCCTGCGTGCCACACCGGTGAGAAGGTCTGCTTTCACAACGATCTTGGATGACTAACAGATTCTGCTGAAAATACTTTCTTCGCCCTGCAAAGTTTCATTTAGAATATTGAATTTTATTGGTTTGTAGTTTGTTCCCTGGAATACGGCAGTCCATTCACCGATGAGATCATTTGTATCGCAAATCTTCTTATTTTTTGATAATGATGGCTTGAAATACTGGTTAAAGCCTGATTTTTCCATTCCATCAAATGGTATTACGATATATTTTGTAGTGCCGTTTGGCATCACGAAAACCACATTCCCAATATCGTCTGGTTTCAGGTTGTTTGCAACGATGAAAATATTCTCCCCCACCTTGTACTCGAATTTGTTTATTGCAAACGCACCTGATCTATTCCATCCTTCATACTCGTCCTTAGGTGATGGAGGTGAAACATCAATCGGATCCACAAAAACTATCGTGGTAATCAATGCTGCAACTATTGCTACTACAATTGATATGCCTACGATCTTGGCTTTCAAGGTTTTATTTAGCCTCTAAAATGGATAAAAAACCTTTGCAGAAGCAAATCTGCCTGCAAAAAGCAGGTTAACTGGTATTAAATTTATGGACGCCAAAATTAAGTGTCACTAAACTTGATATTAGGACATTTTAACTACCGATCAGGCGTCGATCTCACATGTCAAAGATATCGCTTCAGTGCAGAGAGTGCAAAAAAGAATACGAGTCCACATTCAAATACATCTGCGATGAGTGCTTTGGTCCGCTCGACGTAAAATACGACTATTCTCCAATCTCTAAGAACACCTTTGACGGCCGTGAGCATACGTACTGGCGATATTTCGAACTATTGCCAATACAGGACAAGTCAAACATTGTGAGCATTGGCGCCGGCATGACTCCATTAATCAAGGCAGAAAAGCTTGGAAAACTACTCGGACTGAACAAATTATACATAAAAAATGACTCCGTAAACCCCACCTTCTCATTCAAGGACAGGCCTGCAGGAATTGCAGTATCAAAGGCAAAAGAATTTGGCTTGTCTGCAGTGGGCTGTGCATCAACAGGAAAT includes the following:
- a CDS encoding hydroxymethylglutaryl-CoA reductase, degradative; amino-acid sequence: MTDSTSRFFEKNRKERLDVVEKIAHLTKQERETLESLGGIGFEQADKMVENAIGTFSFPLGIATNFLINKKEYLIPMVIEEPSVIAAASKAAKIARVHGGFTVRNDESYSIGQIQVVNVDVESATKKILGSTKEILSLANSKSNTLSKMGKGAKEVTCKKLGTPVGPMLIVELLIDVGDAMGANVTNTMCEGVAPLVEKITGGKAILKILSNYSTRRMVYGSAVFDKDEVGGEKTVDNIILAYQFAANDEYRAVTHNKGVMNGIIAAANATGQDTRAIEAAAHAYAARTGKYTSLTEWSKDENGNLVGKIALPMSVGIVGGIINVHPTAKVCTKILGIESASELACVLAATGLAQNFSAIRALASEGIQKGHMRLHARNLAAAAGAGPDQIDRIVEQMAKEGNISINRAKELLGQ
- the hisG gene encoding ATP phosphoribosyltransferase, which produces MAKVKFAIPKGSLEDATFSILERSWTKVYRKSRTYRVTLDDPEITVKMLRPQEIPTFVSDGLYDVGITGKDWIAETKSDVEPLLDLEYGKIKLVIAIPDSYRYKSLDEMIAAYAKQKKILRISSEYLTTASKFIKEQKSYKKYFGTKDPQIVTPWLRVGANKSVQIHLSFGATEAKPPDAVDAIMDVTETGTTLEQNQLKILDTVLVSTAHLIANKNSLRDREKREKIYDILTVMRGAVQGRKYLHIYLNVEAKNLSKLLSSLPSLKRPTVSPLSEKGWYGVNTIVLKSEFHKMIPKLRKIAQGLVVHEPRQILELEEIKRDEEN
- the hisD gene encoding histidinol dehydrogenase, which codes for MKVIRVKNADSFARPKEPSYNKKLVESIIDQVRKSGDTALRKFEAKFNGVSIKTLQVSKKEIHDAYQSVTREQMTAISMAKDNLARTELALKKQLKEIRIDSNGIKIVKSFSALDCVGCYVPGGLARYPSSAVMSVVPAKVAGVQKIIVVTPPNKQGGVDPTVLVAADMCGADLIFKVGGAHAIAALAYGTKSIPPVDKIVGPGGPFVTAAKYLVSSVTSIDMLAGPTELAIIADDSADPEFVALDLISQSEHSADTTCCLITTSKKLADSVNEIITKSTSIQRKEIVLSSLNKNGFVALCDKMSDAINVANKLAPEHLEIITRQPQKLAKQIKSAGLILLGKNTPSAASDYLLGTNHVLPTNRFGKSRGSLSVLDFMKIQTTVESSRNALERIDKKLETLTTSESLPNHYLAVRKRL
- the hisC gene encoding histidinol-phosphate transaminase; translated protein: MNLFEKKLEEFSKLRGYQKPEYHAGVLKLDSNENFVIGKQFQQDLIESAKRNSDVREYPLGKSEKLVETLSKYLQIPASMIGIGNGSDQILDLILSNFASSKTRILTSDPTFGFFEERCKLYKIPTIKIPFSKDMTLDMVSFVSNYKKADILYLDSPNNPTGFQFKKDEIADLIKKFRGAVIVDEAYGEFSDYSVTSMTKKFENLIVVRTFSKSFGLAGLRLGYVIANKRFIDVFSRVLQYPYPLNTMAIEAGILALQKSKQVAETINLVRSERARIIKKLRESGAFDVFDSKANFVLFDARGADKRIYTALLEQGISIRKLGKIGKHEGCLRVTVGTKDMNSKFLLAIRDFLQ
- a CDS encoding HAD family hydrolase — its product is MTYQQRHNDVFIDETASEVIPEIDGIIFDCDGVLVDVSKSYDMAIMQTTQYVLERFVGIKSIPITPEIIGGFKETGGFNDEVDVTYASILSLAAAKSLGMDPKQFIFQVIDNADYTGIKSVEKFLNLQNVDISKLKKTLDYPGPHATNPLYMIFDQIFYGPELYERIFGKKSQFAEKGLIENDHVILTKDLIDILKRKFDGKIAIVTGRGKESINYSLKSLLNEFDVKSSVFLEDESKEMAKPNPKPLMLSMDSLGARCCLYVGDSMEDLLMSNGANALGKRVVFCGIYGTNKNPQLKREFFESKKAPIIIKSIDLIPKALNLA
- the hisB gene encoding imidazoleglycerol-phosphate dehydratase HisB, whose protein sequence is MTARTSKIKRETKETSISVSVNIDGSGKTSIGTGVNFFDHLIGSFGKHAMLDLTVKSKSNDNIVHHLIEDTGIAIGMALDKALGNRSGITRFSYASVPMDESLAEASVDLVKRQYNKISLGIKRAQIEGMSKEDVEHFVFSLTQNINSCIHINVKYGENDHHKIEAAIKSLAVAFRTAASLDKKQKGIPSTKGSM
- the hisH gene encoding imidazole glycerol phosphate synthase subunit HisH; protein product: MKVAIFDYGAGNIFSLKVALEKLNANVDVITSFDNVNNYDGLLLPGVGNFDPAIRSIRDYSSVQFQDYVKDKTPVLGICLGMEMFFEKSEEGKEHGLSVMDGEVILLPDKFKIPHMGWNSLKILKANPLLDGVPDSSWVYFVHSYRVKPKDSSVIIADADYGIEVPAVVSKANLFGTQFHPEKSGKVGSLMLGNFLRVCKK
- the hisA gene encoding 1-(5-phosphoribosyl)-5-[(5-phosphoribosylamino)methylideneamino]imidazole-4-carboxamide isomerase; this translates as MKVIPAIDLMDGQVVRLLKGDPNNKTVYSDNPYEVAKKWEGAGADMIHLVDLDATLQRGSNFEIIRKIVKESSVPVQVAGGLRSRQIIEESLEFATRIVVGTIAFKDPVLLLDVAEKFGKERIVLSVDHNDGMVVINGWQQSTSVTLDDAMRDFAGKGFTEFLVTNVSRDGTLQGPDLKNLENVCSISKINVIASGGISQPSDIPKVKKSGAYGVILGKALYDGKISIEEAKKLA
- the hisF gene encoding imidazole glycerol phosphate synthase subunit HisF codes for the protein MTLTKRIIPCLDVANGRVVKGLHFESIKDAGDPVLLAQKYSNEGADELVFLDITASQEQRETIRSLVSKVAQVIDIPFTVGGGVKTLQHARDILLCGADKVAINTGAVKNPQIITELMDLFGRQCVVVAMDAKRNYNTSKGKNIFTENSRSFWFELFIYGGKKETGIDAIEWAKQVQQLGAGEILLTSIDKDGTKDGYDLILTKAIVNAVNIPVVASGGCGEPSHMLDVFKKTDVDAALAASIFHYETHSVDRVKEFLKENHIEVRL
- the hisI gene encoding phosphoribosyl-AMP cyclohydrolase translates to MKKTIADLDFSKDNGLVPVIVQDVNTKDVLTLAYANKESLELTQKTGNSWFWSRSRKKLWMKGEESGNVQNVKEILVDCDSDAVIYLVEPTGPACHTGEKVCFHNDLG